A window of Eucalyptus grandis isolate ANBG69807.140 chromosome 4, ASM1654582v1, whole genome shotgun sequence genomic DNA:
GCATTAGTATTTACCTTATAGCATTGCAGGGAACAGTACCGGGAGTTACATCGAGGGCAAGTGTACTGCGAGAATTGTTTCTGGCACCTACCCATGAAATTCAAGATACAACGTTAACAAGCCGCCGAGTCCAAACCTTATagaccaaaacgacaaaaaaaaaaaaaaaaaaaaaaaaaaaaacttgaaaactCCAGAACTGCAATGAGCCCACGGGAAGAAAAGGGTAAATGAAGAAAAGCGAAAACCGAGAGCATTTCGCGCAAAAGTTCTCCGACGAATGAAACGAAGCACGCCCGCCGCCATCGATCCCGGCGACGAGCATCGTGCAGCTGAGCCGGTGACGGCCCCCGTCGACAAACGGCCGGAGCTTAAGCTAGTAGGAAGGGGAATAGCGGAGAGGGGGCGTACACGTGGCAGATGGTGCGGGAAGGAGGATCCAGAGGGGACGGAGCGGAGGGCGAATCGCCGGACGGCCGAATCGCGTCGGCCATCGGAATCGCGAAGGACGGCGGCGTTGGGCGGCGCCGCTGCTGCTCGCCGCGGCTTGAGTCGATTCTACTTCACCGTCTTCTCCGTcgcgaaagagagagaaggcaagGCGGGTGTTTTCGAAGACGCTGGAAGCGTCCTGCTGCTGCTGGGCGGTGAAGCTCTCGGGCGGGCAAAGCTCCGTGGGccgtgggccgggccgggtTTTGTCCAATTCAATTTTCCAGCTTGTCCTTTTACCGACGGCCCCAAGAAATTGGAATAGGAAATTACATTTTTACCCGATGCTCAAACCTTTTAAGGACTTGTATTAACTTCAGACGCACCCAAAGTTTTCTTCAAATCTTTCGTATTGTGACTTTATTATATTAACTTCGAAGGAAAATTAATATACGTCTTGTCCTAAGGAATTTATCCTCGTGGGCTCAATCGGCAAAATGGAGTAGTTATCTCTCACatccaaatttgagaattttttttttaatgagtatTCAATATGAAATCTCACAAATATGTTCGCCTTGACAAAACACGTAGTTATGTGGTAAATTAGCAAGTGACAACTCCCGATTGCTTATTATCAGACACGTTCGGATTGGACACCAACACGTGAGAGCTTGGGGATCAAGTGTTGTTGTAAAGGTTCCACTCTTATTCTAGGAGCAAAATAGCCAAGGCAAGCTTTGCGGCAGAAACCTTCAATATGGATTGCTTGATAGGCAATGGCCAGCCCCACCTGTAAAGATCGAATGAGCTAGTTACCATTCGGGCCTCTTCGTGTGGCGTGCTtaatcccatcccttttgttgAGGACCAACTGGTTTGTACTGCTTCCAAGGATAGTATGTTTTCTGCTCTGCTGTAGCCTGGGAAATTGTCAGGAGTAGAGGTGTCGAGGTGGGCTGGCAGCCTCTGAGTTGGTTCTCTCCAGAATGAACCCTACTTTCCCTGGATTCCTGGATGGCTGGCTTGATTGCCTGCACCGAGCAGAATTAGTTGCGGGTTTAATTTTCTGTTTCCCGGCACGCGACATGTGGATTCTCGGGATCCTTTCTTCTTTGAGATGCTAGTTCTCTTCTCAAATGTTGAGGAACTGTCTTTTATTGTGTGCTGTTGATAGGGCTCCTGGTGTGCGGGACTTTGGAATGACTTGGATGAAGCAACGTCACACAGGGGTCAGCTTTAAATCCCAAGTGTCGAGGTTGGCTTGGAATTTGCGCATTTGCTCCATCTCTAGAGCTTGTAATGAATTGTAGTGCAGCCGAATTGTTCCTTCTGTGGATTTTGTATTCAAGGTGGTTGTTTTTGCTGTCAAAGTCAGCACTGAAGGAGCCCAGCCATTGAGGAACGAGATACATTCAAGCTTGGTTTCTGAGATATGTTCCAATTGGCATATTAGTTTGGAATCGGAGTGGTGCTTTGCAGTTTCCGCTGTACCTTGTCTTTTATCCCTGGGCAGTATTGGTTGGAATTTGGTGGAAGATGACTGCTTTTTGTAAGCTTCAATTGGCTTGGATTATATTGGGACTAGTCGTTTCATGAAGTTGATGTAACAGTAAATTTTTTACTTACCCATAATAGAAAGGTTCCACTCTGGAAACATCTAACCAAAAAGTAGTGTTACAAGTGGtgccataaaattaaagatTAAGTACCCTAGCATGCTCAAACCAATGTAATGGACACCAACCATCAATTGGTTTGGAAACAAGAACAAACACTTTCTCCATTTGATCTTCTTTCatgacttctttttcttcttcttcttcttctttttttttttaacaaaccaAGATGCTTTTTTAATCTGTCTTATTCACAGTTCTTCTGGACCACTAATTCCCTGTGACAGATCATCTTGCTCTTATGTTGTAAGAACAACAATCAAATTTTGCCCCACCTAGAACTTTGATCCATATCCCAACCGACTTTTTTTATATGAGATTTGTTCTGATTCTGATTCTGAGATTCATTATTTGGAACTATATTGATTCTTCACATACCTAATGGGAGTCAATCTTGATCTTGTAAACATGTCAATGTTCTTGATCAGTGAGCACTCGACCAAATCAAAAAGTGTAAAAAGATTTGTTTCTTGTCATTTATACCCTCTCAAGGGCCTTCTGTGTTCCCTCCTCATTCTGTTTCTGCATAGCAATTTTGTTCGTGGGCTGATTGTGTTTCGAATTCTCCTGGTCTGCGGGCTCGAATTCAGCCAGGTCTGCTAATTCGTCAACGTCTTCCACAACTCCTTTGATTCTTCCGGCAATTTCGATGAGTAAAGATGCTGAAGTCACTAGCGGGACCATGTCCAACAGTGGCGTTGTAGCCAATGAAGCCGCTGATCTCTCTGCTTTCTCAAGGCCACTGACTTCAGGTGTTGGTAATGGAAGAAGCAACTTAGGAAGATCTGCTAAGCAACTCTGGAGGTCTTTAACAGCATCATCCATTTCTCCTACTACAGAATCTATCGTTGATGATTTACTCGTTGCCTTGATCACTTTCGCTAGTTCTTTTACGACATTGGAAGATTGGGAGCTCACTCTCAAGCATGTACTCGCAAGATGGCTCTTTATCGACTCTGGGGCCTGTTAAAATGCACGTTCCAAATTATCACCGTACACCAACTGAAGAATTCGGGTTCAAATTTGACAAGATTCATATGAATGGGACATGGTGGTTCTTAGTTTACCTGAGTTTCTGAACAGATGCAGCCATAGAGAGCCTCGACACAATATGCACAACTACGCAGCGATGCCCCGACTTTGAGGTACTGTTGCCATGGGTGCCGGAAGTTGAAATGGCCATGCGCTGGCTCCCATCTAGCAAAGTTGGCCTATAAAAGAAGTAATTTAAAaggggaataagaaaagaaaaccaaaaggcTAACTTCCATGAGTCGTTGAAAGCATCATGATACTGTTGTTTGTTTGCATACCATGGTTTCTTCCATTGCTTTTGAAGTTAACACACATTTGTAGCCTTGTAAGTTCTTAATAGGTTCACTCTTGCCACCTTCTGCACTACCATCAAAGTATTCGATGACACAACctagaaaaaaggagaaaaaatgatcTGTGTCAGAAAGTTCTCAGATAGTTGCAAGGTAGTTCACTAGGAATAAGTCATGGTCATTTTCCATTCTGATACTTACCCTCTAAAGAGCAGGAGAGTTTGTCCATGTTCCGGACGATCAGATTATGCAGCTCGGTGCCAGCCCAGATTGGGCAGACGAGCATGCTTACGATGATACACAGGGAAGTCCCAATGACGATCGTGGATAATCTCTCGTGGGCTAAGGCAAACAGCTCTTCCACCCGGTAACCTGACACCGAGACCAAACTGAAGGTGAGGATGAATATCATGGCTCCATAATCAAACCGGGCTTTCACCGACGGAATGAACCTCGAGAAGGTGGCTGCAGAAGCTGTCCAAGATAAAAGCACTAGTTAGTTTTGAGcttaaattgcatatttatcTTGGCAATGAAGTCATAACACGGTTAAAATGCAATTGTTGCCCAGCTCATGTACCGAGTAAAAATAGGGAAGACCCGGCGATCCAGGGCTCAAACTTCTCTCCTGATTGGTCGGCCACCCAGTTGACTCCGAGACCAAGGAATCCAGCGAGAATGGTCCCGCAGACTCTATTAAAAGATTTGCTTATTGTTGCGCCTGCATTTAAAGAGTCACGACTTGCCAGTTACTACGTGATCGATACTCATGAACTGTATCAAATCATCAGTAGGAAAATCTCAAGGACAAGAAGTTCCCTTACCAACGGTATGCTCGAAAACTACCACGACGGTCATAACCGCCCACATGGCATTCTTGCCAACGCTTTCATACAAGGGCCTCATGTAGAAGAAGAGCGACACCACGCTGAGCGCCGTCCCAACCTTCAGACAGTGAACCACTTTCCTCGGGTCGTTGGCTCCCAAGCTCCACGCTTTCTGAAGAAATCTCCAAATTTTCAAGACGAACTGCGAAAGCAGGCGGACTAGACAGTTCCAAGCCTTCCTGACTGGCCCTTCGCGAGGAGCCAATGTCTCCGACGTTCCATCCGCCATCTTTATCGTCCACTGGGGTGCGTTGTTCATTTCCTTTGCCTGAGACATCCTCGTTTCTTCGCTTTGGCTGGTGGACTTGATCTGAATGATACAGAAATCTGATATTACTTGTGAGGCACTGCCGATCAATATTTGGCAGCATCAAGCAAGTACGGCCAGAGCTTGCTGACTACGGAGCGGTATATATAGTGGGAATATGATGACATACTGCCTTTACGTACCGGTATAAAAAAATGAGAGATCAGAAACCTCCACTACAATATggacttttcattttccttgcttGTGATTATTTTCATTTCGAAACTATCAGCCTagtgccttttttcttttgagcttATTCCCACTTTTGAGTCTCTCCTATTGTTAAAAGGCCGCAAATGTTGATCCGAAGCAGGGATTGAACTCGAAACACGACATCGATCCACTgaaataaattctaattttacATGACACGAGATGATTAACTCTAATTTTACATGACACGAGATGATTAACTCAATGCAAATATAATCTCACATGATTTTAAATGAAGCTTTGCAATCACGTTGAAATATTTTGGTCATGACATGACACGAATTATCATGAAACACAGACCGTTTAATCCTCAATAGTTTGTAACATAGGCATATCATTTCCATGTCATCTTAGTTTCCGCTTAATCTTgtcataaaatataatttctacGCTTCTACCTCAGACGCCATCTGTCACCTTCGTGACATTGACATTAGAACCCAATGGCCTATAACTTCGGCCTCATACCTGTTATTAGTTGATCTGGAGTTGAATGTGGTCTTCGGTTTCCGCATTAAgtagttcttttttcttttcttttttctttttcgaggGCACTAGGGCATTATTTTATCCCTGTCTCAGTCTCTCTCCACCTTCATCAGCGTCAAATATTGATATTTATGGCCAAAAATCAACTTCATATACTTATGTGGACCACAACAACTGTTAGGTCGTGGCCATGGGTTCTGCTTATGGAGAGTGCAAAGTATTATTTATGCTGATAACTTATCCTCTGCTTTGCATATCTTTCCTGCCCACTAACTAAGTCTTGGTGATAATGTTAAGTACACAAGAAAACCAAACAGTGATATTACAAGGCACGCCCGACAAAGTGACTTGAAAATCTGTCATCTGTGCACCTCATTCTACCTAAACAAAATCCATCATCTAGGAAATCTGCCAGAAATCTCCAATTCACAACATAAAATGTACCAGTGACTAATCTACTCGGGCCGACAGCTATCGCATGACGAATATTATGatatcttattcttttttttctaagaatAATAACAATAGACGTGGTGTGATTGGTTTGAGTGGATAGAAGTGTGATCATATTTCCAAAGCGTCCAATGAGCTCtcctaataaataaataaatagataaaaaaaaagagctacAGTGCATTCTGGGGACTAGAGAGCCCTCCTCCATCTACTAGACATCCACCAAAGTAACAACCCCAATATGACTTAAGAAAGCTCCAAAACATTTGTTTATGTTGCCCAAaagtaaaacaaacaaaaataggagaaatcaatttaaaccgtggttttcttttgtttctattgCACCTTGCAGCTGATGGAATTCCTAATTTTATTCGGCAAATTAGGTCATGATTGGGACTGCCCCTTAGTCCCCAATAGAATTGAGCACTAGTGGAACAAATTCAACTCGGTTGGCTTGCTGATTCATTTGAAACGAGGAAAGGAGCATTTATCTCCTTTTGGTGTTGTACGGCAAACTCAACTTCGGTCATGATTTTTGACTGGCCCAAGAGTCTCGTGTTTAGGGATGAGTGTTGAGACACACGTATCACTTATGTTTAAAAAGTCCCATAAACTTATTGATTTAAGCTTTTGAATGAAAATTGGTCCAATTTAATATGATGACGAACTTGAACTTGAGCTCTCTCACTTGGCGATGAAGGTATTGGACTTATGATGCGCACTCCTAACAATTGCTATCACAGCCAATAAATTGATTGGGGTGACCCATTCTCAATGTATATCGGTATGTGTTGAATAAATCAACGAATGAATCTCGTGAATCACGCATCTTCCAGACGGCTTATGGTTTCTAGTGTATATCGGTATTTGTTGAATATTTCAACGTATAAATCTCGTGAACGACGCAATTTCCAAATGGCTGATGAGCTCAAACTTGGATCTCCCAGAGAAAGGAGTCTCGCAAACACTTGGTTTTTGAGCAACCTTCATGATGTGAACTGTCTCGGATTTGCGCTCTTCTTTGACGATCGTATTTGTTGTGCGCACTCCCAACGTAACCAATAGGGGAGCAAATTCATTTGAAacgaaaataaaagagaacttATCTCCTTTTCTCCCGTTGAATTCTATCCCCAAATGCACTGTATCCGAAAGGCAAACTCAACTATCAAAAAGCTTTTTGTCTACTGTCTCCCACACAATTGTTCCTTTCTctgcctttgtttttttttttttttttttttttttttttttgtcttaatgCATTGTGACTTTCATGCACGTAATGAAGCACTTGTCCTAACTCCTAACATTGGGCTAGGTTAAAAAGCTACTCGTGGCCATTTTATAACTCTAATCTTGTGGCGCTCAAGAGATCGTGCATATATAAGTACAATAGTGACACAATGCGCGTTCTTTCGGCAAGTACAAAATCGAATTGGGATATTGCGAATCCAGGAAGAGAAAGAGATACGGTTATAGTGCaatggagaaaaaggaaagaggtagattaaaaaaaatgaagcgtGGAAATGGGAATGGCGGCGTAAAGATTTGATACTTAGTGTTGCGATCATTAACAGCATTCCATCGTGATGTGAGACAATTTACGAAATTTAGTGCAATTTGTGCACTAATTAGCATAAATATCTATGAAAGGAAAACTTTGTTACATGTTAAATTTCTTTCACTAACAGGGGCTGTGACTTCATTCTTTTATTAGAAGGCAATCTCTAGATTCTTTTAAAGCTTCAATGTAGTTTCCTTTAACAGGAAAAGAGCATTAACGGAGTTAAACAAGAAGCttggcaagaagaagaagaagaagaaaaagaagaagaagaagaggactGCTAAAAAGCAATGCCTCACTATAGTTTTGTTTGCCAAATCTTCAAGCCAGCTCTTCTTTCATGGTTTACAGATGGGAAGTAATTAGCATAATCATTAGGGGTAAGCAGTTTCAGATTCCTTATAAGTTTCACCTAGAACTTGTAACCTACCCTTGAGTACAAGTTCTTATTTTTTAGAATCTATAACCTACCTATCGGAACTCGGAACTTATCTTGTCACAGGTTTTAGGGTCCAacatgtgttttttctttttctttttcatttttagttaagcaaaagaaaaatgaacataataataataaacaaactagtcattcatcaaagagaatgcaaaatgaacaaaactatcaacagaagaaaatgaattcttgACAAAGAATTCAACTAAATAGAAATAGAGATAAGCAAATCTAAGTTTCGTACAAATTCCacctagaacttggaacttaccCATTGGAACAAATTCCTCAttattttggaacttgaaacctaccttGCATACcctagaacttgaaacctatcttGTCATAGGTTCCAAGGTTTACCTAGATCtcacttatattattatatgaACGATTACAATTTactaatcataatttatatttagatacatgaaaaatatgaacattaataaagtaaaaatcttagcCATAAAATGGAAATTCAAACTAATGCTTTCAGATTATATAGTTATCATTGAACAATATGGAATATCGGAAGCTCGCATGGGGACatggataaaaagaaaaaaaaaattaaaacttgtTCTAGGTTGTACGTTATAGGTTCAAAGTTTCTCCAATTaaaaacttgaaacctacccgTTGAAacatatttctcattttttggaacccgAAACCTACCTTATATaccttggaacctggaacctaaaGGCTCCCACCGGTCCGGTTCTCAAGTTCCTAGTTCTACccggaaccatgctcacccctaataacCATGCAGCACATATAAAGACTCAGAAAAGCAAAAGGATACTGTAGAACCATTTTATGCACCAGAGATTTCTGTTCCCCTGTATATTGAATTTCCCTTCAATATAGTTCACGATCCTTGTCAAGAAGCCTTGCTGTTCCAGCAAACTTTTTTCCAAGTCGATTTGCTGTATAAACTTTGGCCAATCCTCTGGTAGCAGACTTCATCTCCTGCGTCAGGCGCGAGGACTGTGCAGTATTTGCAAGCTACCATGATCATAAATCTTAGTTCCTTCGCTTTTTGTCTCAAGGTGTGTACTCTGTTGTGAATTTGCACGTACAAATTTCAATTGGGTCATTGTCAATCAAAGTAGAAAAAGAGATCCGGTTATCGTGCGAATGGAGAAAAAGTAAAGGggtagattaaaaaaaaaaaagtgtggaAATGGGAATGGCTGCCTAGAGATTTGGTATTTAGTGACGTGGTCACCGAAGGCAATCAATCATGATACGAGACAATTTACGAAATTTAGTGCAACTTGTCCACCAATTAATGCGaatatctataaaataaaagttttttaTTGTATGTTAAATTTTTTCTGCTAGTACAACTTGCGCACCAGTTAGCGCGATATCTATGAAATGAaagctttattttttattttatgttaaatTTCTCCTGCTAACAAGAGCTATGACTTTACTATTTTCTAGAAGGCAATCTCTAGATTCTTTTAAAAGCTTCAATGGAGTTTCATTCAACAAGAAAAGAGCATTAACAGAGTTTCGGTTTCAAAAGCCTAAGCCATAGCAAGCAAGATGCTtgtcaagaagaagaagactgcCAAATCTTCAAGCCAGCTCTTCTTTCATGGTTTGCAGAAAGGAAGTAGTTAGCATAATCATGCAGCACATATAAAGACTCCGAAAAGCAAAAGGAGACTGAAGAACTATTTTATGCACTAGAGATTTCTGTTCATCTGTATATTGAATTTCCCTTCAATAGTTCGGGATCCTTGTCGACAAGTCTTGCTACACTAGTAAGCTTTTTTCTAAGTCAATTTGATGAATAAACCTTGGCCAATCCTCCTGTATCGGACCTCATCTTGTGCGTCGGGCACGGGCGGGCATGCAGTTTTTGCAAACTACCATGATCGTCAAATCTAAGTTCCGTCGGTTCTTGTTTCAAGGCGTGTACTCCTGTCGTGAATTTCGttgttctttttacttttcactcGTCGTCTTTGATATTCACTTTCTCAGCAGATGAAGGTTGACGGCTATGCTACTCTCGTTTTTGTTTGCCCTCGATCAGGTCCTCTTAACAAACACTAGAAACAACAGAGCTATCTTGACGTTCGTATAGATTAAAATCCAGTCACGCTTCACGGAGACCTCCATGTCGCAGTAGAACTAGAAAAACAAATGCATGCAGACACTTTCTTTACAATTTatgtgcagagagagagagagatattcaTATGATTAATTATGTGATGAAACAAATACAGGGGCATGAAGGCCAAGGAAATCGTTAGATGTTAGCCTATAACTAGCCAATTTGATCAAAGGGGTATTAACAGTTAGGCCACAAATCATTAGGAGGCCGTGAAAGAAAGCGGGAAGGAGAGTcaaagctaaaaaaatcaaacggTCACACATCACACTATCATATCTTACTATGATTAACCCGATAAAAATCTTCAAACGTCCTCTAGATCGGTCTAGTGCCTATTCTCTGAAATATTCCTGCTCCGATGGTCATGCATCTCTGAAGCGAAATGATCCTTCAAAGCGCCTTCTTCATTCTCATATATATCGATCTTCTGTCCATCTTGCTTGTTAATAGGAGACACAGGTTGTACTGCACTTTGACGTGACTTTCTTAGCAGAGGGCAGTCTATCACCGTGTAAGATCGAGACATTCGAAAGTATCTCAGGATATGAAACGATCATTGACACGGGAGCGTCCCAGTCAGCTGATTGGAAGTGGCAAGAGCGGCTCTTTGTAGTCATTACACGAATAGAATTGACTGTCCATGGCGTCACCAGGCTGTGTAGTTGAATTGATACCGTGGCTATTCGTTTCCTGGACAAGCTGAATAAGGGACCAAAACACATCCATCCTCGTCACATGCCTGGTAGCCTGTAAGAAATCATCTGTTGTCAAAAGCTTTCCGAAAAGCAGGATAGAATAGGCAtcttcatttgaattttatCCCGAAACTGACAACTGTAACTAGTCTTGACAGATCGTGCAGCACATACCTCAACAATGAAGCGGGACCATATCTTGCCCTCTCGAACTCCCATATCTCCTTTCAAAATATTGAGGCCAAAGCCTCGGATTATATCCGCTATCTCGAGGAATAAACCCTGATCATCGCAAAGCATCTGGAACAAAACATAATGACAGGTTTAGATAATCAAGTTCAGCGTAAAGATAGGGGCATAGTCAGTCACTTCTTCATCCATTACCTCTATAAGCATTTGTCCTGGCAGGCCAAGGTCTTCGACTACTATAGGACACACCATTGCTTGACCTCCAACTTCGTAGGCCCAAGTAGTGCCACCTCTGCTGCCATCTCCTACATCCCTCtcatctctttcatttttgAGAACCAAACTGTTACCTTGGCCAATCAACTGTACAAATCAAGCGAAAAATCAGTACATAAGTCGATCCGGTAAGGCATCTGACTTTAGGTAAATGGGTAATTGGTGATAAAAATGCACCTTTGTCTCAGCAGCTCGCTTAAGCTTGTCAGCATACTTCATCATGCTTTGCAAGAAGAGCATGTGTTTGACCGTGCGATCCAACAAAGCATCGATGCTACACTGGACCATTACCCCACAAAGAAGAACAAtgttaaaaacaaaacaaatttacTGTATTAATGACAAGCTGAAGCTCTCAACTTATTTTTACAGTTATAAAATTCCCTAGTTAGTACCTTTGCCCCATTAGGGATGATTCCCCGCAACTCTTTGAGGCGGTCTTGGATCTGTTGACGGTCTTTTGGTCTTGGCCTTGTACTTTCACCGGGTCTAGCCCTTTTCCTGGGGGCTTTCATGGGTTCTTCTGTTCTCTTTGGTGACATGACAGTTGCACCTCTTGTGTTGACGCTATAGCTATCATCAATCCATAAGCCAACCTGCGACTTAGGGAAAACAACCTCCCTCTGAACAAGATCTTTTTCCTTGTATAAATAGGGTATGGGGTTCATAGAGGTCTTCATACTCCCAGAGCAAGAAAGACTCGACGACTGAAACTCTTTATAGTCATAACACGATTGCTCTACCATTTCTCTTTGAGCAAAGGGAGGTGATTCCTGAAAACCTGATTTCGTCACTGAATTCTGGTTACCTTCAAAGAACTCTTCTAATCCTAATTCAGAGAATAGACCTTTCCAGGGGCCACCATCTTCATAATAACCAGGCTCGAGTTTGCATCCGGCATTCACTCCAGATTCGTCAAACACATCTCTTTCGGCATTTTGAATATTGATAGTCTTCTCTTCCATCATGAAGGCATCAGAAATGGAATTCCACGTAGAGCCAGTTGCTTGATTGATTGGAAGTTCGGAAGTATAATCACCTCTATCTATGACAGATGAGACGGAGGAGAGTGCCGTGGAATGTGCAAGGCTCTTATCCAAAGAGCTGGCCATCCCAAAGAGGCCGTGCTCTGGCACATCAGAAAACCATTCAGAAAGATCATCCACTAGACAAGAATTAGAACAATCTTCAGCATGTTGAAGGTATTCAGCAGATCTTTTCTGGCCACATGATACAGTGGGAAGTTCACCACAGATTTCTTGCATGTATGGAGCAGATTGTCGGTTGTTCACAGAGTTCCCTGAGATGTCTtgcatttttttcctctctacCAGTCCTTTGTCGCATGATGTTGATGGTGTAGAGACAGCGGAAGAAGCACAGGAACTCTTCACTGA
This region includes:
- the LOC104441627 gene encoding aluminum-activated malate transporter 10, with translation MSQAKEMNNAPQWTIKMADGTSETLAPREGPVRKAWNCLVRLLSQFVLKIWRFLQKAWSLGANDPRKVVHCLKVGTALSVVSLFFYMRPLYESVGKNAMWAVMTVVVVFEHTVGATISKSFNRVCGTILAGFLGLGVNWVADQSGEKFEPWIAGSSLFLLASAATFSRFIPSVKARFDYGAMIFILTFSLVSVSGYRVEELFALAHERLSTIVIGTSLCIIVSMLVCPIWAGTELHNLIVRNMDKLSCSLEGCVIEYFDGSAEGGKSEPIKNLQGYKCVLTSKAMEETMANFARWEPAHGHFNFRHPWQQYLKVGASLRSCAYCVEALYGCICSETQAPESIKSHLASTCLRVSSQSSNVVKELAKVIKATSKSSTIDSVVGEMDDAVKDLQSCLADLPKLLLPLPTPEVSGLEKAERSAASLATTPLLDMVPLVTSASLLIEIAGRIKGVVEDVDELADLAEFEPADQENSKHNQPTNKIAMQKQNEEGTQKALERV
- the LOC104441628 gene encoding transcription factor bHLH157, which gives rise to MVSVVKTKLKTLCCDDGWSYGVFWRFDHRNPMLLTVEDAYFEEQLETVVSNVLQQVHLLGDGIIGQAAFTGKQRWIMEDVRGEQCCSVDDTGLQDESEIDREFSAGIKTIGVIPVEQLGVVQVGAMKKIPESSEFLDKVKKLFQEMGNIDGRLHLENNPSSLNNDRDILNGFFASLRNSYSGNLTSVNSNSHTDLTGDAHSVEDPIPLLGHTRDKYSGDLVSMLGGVSNFNYQMQKPVSHPNMPFASHEPQHLQLTSLMKNASSGTCTSSWSCGGSTLTSVEPSLQQTFPHAYSTSTRKNMLTSFTSSVKSSCASSAVSTPSTSCDKGLVERKKMQDISGNSVNNRQSAPYMQEICGELPTVSCGQKRSAEYLQHAEDCSNSCLVDDLSEWFSDVPEHGLFGMASSLDKSLAHSTALSSVSSVIDRGDYTSELPINQATGSTWNSISDAFMMEEKTINIQNAERDVFDESGVNAGCKLEPGYYEDGGPWKGLFSELGLEEFFEGNQNSVTKSGFQESPPFAQREMVEQSCYDYKEFQSSSLSCSGSMKTSMNPIPYLYKEKDLVQREVVFPKSQVGLWIDDSYSVNTRGATVMSPKRTEEPMKAPRKRARPGESTRPRPKDRQQIQDRLKELRGIIPNGAKCSIDALLDRTVKHMLFLQSMMKYADKLKRAAETKLIGQGNSLVLKNERDERDVGDGSRGGTTWAYEVGGQAMVCPIVVEDLGLPGQMLIEMLCDDQGLFLEIADIIRGFGLNILKGDMGVREGKIWSRFIVEATRHVTRMDVFWSLIQLVQETNSHGINSTTQPGDAMDSQFYSCNDYKEPLLPLPIS